From a single Phocoena sinus isolate mPhoSin1 chromosome 1, mPhoSin1.pri, whole genome shotgun sequence genomic region:
- the TIMM17A gene encoding mitochondrial import inner membrane translocase subunit Tim17-A: MEEYAREPCPWRIVDDCGGAFTMGTIGGGIFQAIKGFRNSPVGVNHRLRGSLTAVRTRAPQLGGSFAVWGGLFSMIDCSMVQVRGKEDPWNSITSGALTGAILAARNGPVAMVGSAAMGGILLALIEGAGILLTRFASAQFPNGPPLAEDSSQLPSAQLPSSPFGDYQQYQ; the protein is encoded by the exons ATGGAGGAGTATGCGCGCGAGCCTTG CCCCTGGCGCATCGTGGACGACTGTGGTGGGGCCTTTACGATGGGAACCATAGGTGGTGGGATCTTTCAAGCAATCAAAGGTTTTCGCAATTCTCCGGTG GGAGTAAACCACAGACTACGAGGGAGTCTGACAGCTGTTAGAACCAGGGCTCCACAGTTGGGAG gCAGCTTTGCCGTTTGGGGAGGCCTGTTTTCCATGATTGACTGCAGTATGGTTCAAGTCAGAGGGAAAGAAGATCCCTGGAACTCCATCACGAGTGGTGCCTTAACAGGAGCCATCCTGGCAGCAAGAA ACGGACCAGTGGCCATGGTTGGGTCAGCCGCGATGGGTGGCATTCTGCTAGCTCTCATCGAAGGAGCTGGTATCTTGTTGACAAGATTTGCCTCTGCCCAGTTTCCCAACG GTCCTCCGCTTGCTGAAGACTCCTCCCAGTTGCCTTCAGCCCAGCTACCATCCTCACCTTTCGGGGACTACCAGCAATACCAGTAG